The bacterium genome window below encodes:
- a CDS encoding DUF2182 domain-containing protein yields MTSARTAATVAALTATLGLAAASWAVAVRQMNRMDMGVATELGSFAFFVALWVSMMAAMMLPGAAPAVLRRAHASGRVRAVPLFVGSYLAVWALVGVAVYALYRPHGTFAAGAVAIAAGVYEFTPLKQHFRRRCRESVRSGFEFGLYCVGSSIGLMLMLVALSVMSVTWMSVIAVLVLAQKLLPAKAAIDVPLALAIVGLGILIVIAPSSVPGLTPPM; encoded by the coding sequence ATGACGAGCGCTAGGACGGCCGCGACGGTAGCCGCGCTGACGGCGACGCTCGGGCTCGCCGCCGCATCATGGGCCGTCGCGGTCCGCCAGATGAACAGGATGGACATGGGCGTTGCGACCGAGCTCGGTTCGTTCGCGTTCTTTGTTGCCCTGTGGGTGTCGATGATGGCGGCGATGATGCTGCCGGGCGCGGCTCCGGCAGTCTTGAGACGCGCTCATGCCAGCGGTCGTGTGCGCGCCGTGCCGCTATTCGTCGGGTCATACCTTGCCGTCTGGGCACTCGTGGGCGTCGCCGTGTATGCGTTGTACCGGCCGCACGGGACTTTCGCCGCGGGCGCGGTTGCGATCGCGGCAGGTGTCTACGAGTTCACGCCGCTCAAGCAGCACTTCCGCCGGCGGTGCCGCGAGAGCGTCCGCTCTGGATTCGAGTTCGGGCTCTACTGCGTCGGCTCGAGCATCGGACTGATGCTGATGCTGGTGGCGCTGAGCGTCATGAGCGTCACCTGGATGTCCGTGATCGCCGTCCTCGTCCTCGCCCAGAAGCTCCTGCCCGCGAAAGCCGCCATCGATGTGCCGCTGGCGCTAGCGATCGTCGGACTTGGAATCCTGATCGTCATCGCGCCCTCGTCGGTTCCCGGACTCACGCCACCAATGTGA